In the genome of Armatimonadota bacterium, one region contains:
- a CDS encoding ABC transporter ATP-binding protein — translation MVDPQFGPDTRPPAIDFRSVSKSFTVKNNKDTEVLHVVDDMSFVVPDKPDGEFVALLGPSGCGKSTILGMLAGLTKPDKGEVHIFGKKVEDLSPDAVTVPQSYTCFPWLSALGNVEFGLKLNPATRADATEVATTYLQKVGLGDRLHAMPSELSGGMQQRVAIARALAVKPKVLLMDEPFGALDANIRTDMQAMLLSLWAEEKNTVVFITHDITEAILLADRILVLSTKPAHIIQDVNVPFPRPRPSNVAFDPHFIALSQSLLGLLKTTPGTGGQVRVTV, via the coding sequence ATGGTAGACCCCCAGTTCGGTCCGGACACCCGACCGCCCGCCATCGACTTCCGCAGCGTCTCCAAGTCCTTCACCGTGAAGAACAACAAGGACACGGAAGTCCTCCACGTCGTCGACGACATGTCCTTCGTCGTCCCCGACAAGCCCGACGGCGAGTTCGTCGCGCTCCTCGGCCCTTCGGGCTGTGGCAAGAGCACGATCCTTGGCATGCTCGCCGGACTGACGAAGCCCGACAAAGGCGAGGTCCACATCTTCGGCAAAAAGGTCGAAGACCTCAGCCCCGACGCCGTCACCGTGCCCCAGTCGTACACCTGCTTCCCGTGGCTCAGCGCGCTCGGCAACGTCGAGTTCGGGCTCAAGCTGAACCCGGCGACGCGCGCGGACGCGACCGAGGTCGCGACGACGTACCTTCAAAAGGTCGGACTCGGCGACCGCCTCCACGCGATGCCCTCCGAACTCTCGGGAGGCATGCAACAGCGGGTGGCGATCGCCCGCGCCCTCGCCGTCAAGCCCAAAGTGCTCCTCATGGACGAGCCGTTCGGCGCCCTCGACGCCAACATCCGGACGGACATGCAAGCCATGCTCCTCAGCCTCTGGGCCGAGGAAAAGAACACGGTGGTGTTCATCACCCACGACATCACGGAAGCCATCCTCCTCGCCGACCGGATCCTCGTCCTTTCGACCAAGCCCGCCCACATCATCCAGGACGTGAACGTCCCCTTCCCGCGGCCAAGGCCGTCGAACGTCGCCTTCGACCCGCACTTCATCGCCCTCAGCCAGTCGCTGCTCGGACTGCTGAAGACGACGCCGGGCACGGGCGGTCAGGTCCGCGTCACGGTCTGA
- a CDS encoding Glu/Leu/Phe/Val dehydrogenase, protein MSNPFATAQAQLDEAAARLNLDPSTHEFLRWPMREYWVRIPVRMDDGRVKTFQGFRVQYNDARGPAKGGIRWHPEETVDTVRALAAWMTWKTAAVDIPLGGGKGGVVCDPKAMSAGEKERLARGFIRQISNVVGPERDVPAPDVYTDPQIMAWMMDEYEAIHGKHQSGVITGKPLNVGGIAGRDDATARGGMYTLREWAATAGCDLGQATAAVQGYGNAGQHAHRLLEEMFGTTVVAASDSKGGVFSPDGLCYKDLVAYKNATGSVVGFPGTTPVTNEELLELDVTVLLPSALENVITAENAGRLRCQVSAELANGPTSPEADKILYERGVYVIPDFLCNAGGVTVSWMEQVQNAALDKWDRAKVYGKLDAIMTEAFHSVHSVRESGSMHTRLAAYTVSVQRVAEACHTRGWV, encoded by the coding sequence ATGTCGAACCCGTTTGCAACGGCGCAAGCGCAACTCGATGAGGCTGCTGCGCGTCTCAACCTCGACCCCTCCACCCACGAATTCCTCCGGTGGCCGATGCGCGAATACTGGGTGCGCATCCCCGTCCGGATGGACGACGGCCGGGTCAAGACCTTCCAAGGCTTCCGCGTCCAGTACAACGACGCGCGCGGGCCGGCCAAGGGCGGGATCCGTTGGCATCCGGAAGAGACGGTCGACACCGTCCGCGCCCTCGCCGCGTGGATGACGTGGAAGACGGCCGCGGTCGACATCCCGCTCGGGGGCGGAAAAGGCGGCGTGGTCTGCGACCCCAAGGCGATGTCGGCGGGCGAGAAAGAGCGCCTCGCGCGCGGCTTCATCCGACAGATCAGCAACGTCGTCGGCCCGGAGCGCGACGTCCCCGCACCGGACGTCTACACCGACCCGCAGATCATGGCGTGGATGATGGACGAATACGAAGCCATCCACGGCAAGCACCAGTCGGGGGTCATCACGGGCAAGCCGTTGAACGTCGGCGGGATCGCCGGTCGGGACGACGCCACCGCCCGCGGCGGCATGTATACGCTGCGCGAATGGGCGGCGACGGCGGGTTGCGACCTCGGCCAGGCGACGGCCGCGGTCCAAGGTTACGGCAACGCCGGCCAGCACGCGCACAGGCTGCTGGAGGAGATGTTCGGCACGACGGTGGTCGCGGCGAGCGACTCGAAAGGAGGCGTCTTCAGTCCGGACGGGCTGTGTTACAAGGACTTGGTCGCTTACAAGAACGCGACGGGTTCGGTCGTCGGCTTCCCCGGCACGACGCCGGTCACGAACGAAGAGCTGCTGGAGCTGGACGTCACCGTGCTGCTGCCAAGCGCGCTGGAGAACGTGATCACCGCCGAGAACGCGGGTCGATTGCGGTGCCAGGTCTCGGCGGAACTGGCCAACGGGCCGACGTCCCCGGAAGCCGACAAGATCCTGTACGAACGCGGGGTCTACGTGATCCCGGACTTCCTCTGCAACGCGGGCGGGGTGACGGTGTCCTGGATGGAGCAGGTGCAGAACGCGGCGCTCGACAAGTGGGACCGGGCGAAGGTCTACGGCAAGCTGGACGCGATCATGACCGAGGCGTTCCATTCGGTGCACAGCGTGCGCGAGAGCGGTTCGATGCACACGCGCCTGGCGGCGTACACGGTCTCCGTGCAGCGGGTCGCCGAAGCGTGCCACACCCGGGGTTGGGTGTAG
- a CDS encoding ABC transporter permease subunit yields the protein MQVRGKLSPQSDFALGLTGIFVVVAVWCAITYSGAVKPLFLPSPTLIWEGAGEFAKQGWLVDAVKNSTVRVLLSLLLVTAIGVPIGVLMGAFPQVDAVLRKIVSAGKSVPTTGLVGLVVLWFSVEEKAKIVFLFLGAIFYMIVLVKNAAASVREDYVRVALDMGANQTQVLTKVLVPGALPQIWEAVAVCNGIMWTYIVLAEYINSNVEQIGLGYLLNIGSRTQDSGKVFATLILIGLVSTATDWIMQTVKKRFFAW from the coding sequence ATGCAGGTCCGGGGGAAGCTCTCACCGCAGTCCGACTTCGCCCTCGGCCTTACGGGGATCTTCGTCGTGGTCGCCGTGTGGTGCGCCATCACCTATTCGGGAGCGGTGAAGCCGCTGTTCCTCCCCTCGCCGACCCTCATCTGGGAGGGCGCGGGCGAGTTCGCGAAGCAAGGATGGTTGGTCGACGCGGTCAAGAACAGCACCGTCCGCGTCCTCTTGAGCCTTCTCCTCGTGACGGCGATCGGAGTCCCCATCGGCGTCTTGATGGGCGCGTTCCCTCAAGTCGACGCCGTCCTCAGGAAGATCGTCAGTGCGGGTAAGAGCGTCCCCACGACGGGCCTCGTCGGCCTCGTCGTCCTGTGGTTCTCGGTGGAGGAGAAGGCGAAGATCGTCTTCCTCTTCCTCGGCGCGATCTTCTACATGATCGTGCTCGTCAAGAACGCCGCCGCCTCCGTGAGAGAGGACTATGTCCGCGTCGCGCTCGACATGGGCGCGAACCAGACGCAAGTCTTGACCAAGGTGCTGGTGCCAGGCGCCTTGCCCCAGATCTGGGAAGCCGTCGCCGTCTGCAACGGCATCATGTGGACGTACATCGTCCTCGCCGAATACATCAACAGCAACGTCGAACAGATCGGCCTCGGCTACCTGCTCAACATCGGGAGCCGGACACAGGACTCGGGCAAGGTCTTCGCCACATTGATCCTGATCGGGCTCGTCTCCACCGCGACCGACTGGATCATGCAGACGGTCAAGAAGAGGTTCTTCGCATGGTAG
- a CDS encoding OmpA family protein, translating to MKLKTPGKVLIFLMVLVAAVFGTMKYQETQGGAKSGPGSNTAGFGTVKVDGEQGILNRPLRVGVVTWPGYMGGVTANNGFAPNKDCIYWRNHKLLVEFKLMEDVDVRAKAFANGDVDVVWSTVDFLANEGPGFRKGGTPAKAVMQVDWSRGGDAIVVDGSINRIEDLRGKKISLALFTPSHWLLVSMLRNSSLEDAEQTKIIKNLVGKNASPDARADFVAGKVDAAVVWEPDVAEALAKRPGSKILVSSKTAANLIADLMIARQEFIDKHPDVIRAFIQGWMEGTEDANRNLDKVVQLMMDNMPLYKDLGPETSRDNVTTVKWADLADNAKMFGLDGSEPLFDRIFKDASDAWVKFGYIGQRMSPADAKSDQMLRQIFASIPSAERSVTPKEEFPVSKPPTTTDHKPLSTKPIALYFQTGSSQLDDNAKQLLDSVATTAHEFSNAYIGVEGNTDNVGNAGQNVALSEKRAASVVRYLVGKYGFDRNRFIPKGNGPYKPVADNGSSEGRARNRRTDVVLIKR from the coding sequence ATGAAACTCAAGACGCCAGGCAAGGTCCTGATCTTCCTCATGGTCCTCGTCGCCGCCGTTTTCGGCACCATGAAGTACCAAGAGACGCAAGGCGGGGCGAAGTCAGGGCCGGGATCGAACACGGCCGGCTTCGGCACCGTCAAGGTCGATGGCGAGCAAGGCATCCTGAACCGTCCGCTCCGTGTCGGGGTCGTCACGTGGCCCGGCTATATGGGCGGCGTGACCGCCAACAACGGGTTCGCCCCCAACAAAGACTGCATCTATTGGCGGAACCACAAACTCCTTGTGGAATTCAAACTGATGGAAGACGTCGACGTCCGCGCCAAAGCGTTCGCTAACGGCGACGTCGACGTCGTCTGGTCCACGGTGGACTTCCTCGCGAACGAAGGCCCCGGCTTCCGAAAGGGCGGGACGCCCGCCAAGGCCGTCATGCAGGTCGACTGGTCGCGCGGCGGCGACGCCATCGTCGTCGACGGCAGCATCAACCGGATCGAAGACCTGCGCGGAAAGAAGATCAGTCTGGCGCTGTTCACGCCGTCGCACTGGCTCCTTGTCTCGATGCTCCGGAACTCGAGCCTCGAAGACGCCGAGCAGACGAAGATCATCAAGAACCTGGTCGGGAAGAACGCGTCGCCTGACGCCCGCGCCGACTTCGTCGCCGGGAAAGTCGACGCGGCCGTCGTATGGGAGCCCGACGTCGCCGAAGCGCTCGCCAAGCGGCCCGGCTCGAAGATCCTCGTTTCGTCCAAGACCGCCGCGAACCTGATCGCCGACCTCATGATCGCGCGGCAGGAGTTCATCGACAAGCATCCGGACGTCATCCGGGCGTTCATCCAAGGTTGGATGGAAGGCACGGAGGACGCCAACAGGAACCTGGACAAGGTCGTCCAGCTGATGATGGACAACATGCCGCTCTATAAAGACCTCGGCCCCGAGACCTCGAGGGACAACGTCACGACCGTCAAGTGGGCCGACCTTGCCGACAACGCCAAGATGTTCGGTCTCGACGGCTCCGAGCCCCTGTTCGACAGGATCTTCAAAGACGCGAGCGACGCCTGGGTCAAGTTCGGCTATATCGGGCAGCGCATGTCTCCGGCCGACGCGAAAAGCGACCAGATGCTGAGGCAGATCTTCGCCTCGATCCCCAGCGCAGAACGGTCCGTGACTCCGAAAGAAGAGTTCCCGGTCTCGAAGCCGCCGACCACCACCGATCATAAGCCCCTCTCGACCAAGCCGATCGCGCTTTACTTCCAAACCGGAAGCTCACAGCTCGACGACAACGCCAAACAACTGCTCGATTCGGTCGCCACGACCGCCCACGAGTTCTCGAACGCCTACATCGGCGTCGAGGGGAACACCGACAACGTCGGGAACGCGGGACAGAACGTCGCGCTCAGCGAAAAGCGCGCCGCCTCCGTCGTCCGTTACCTCGTCGGCAAGTACGGCTTCGACCGCAACAGGTTCATCCCCAAGGGGAACGGCCCGTACAAGCCCGTCGCCGACAACGGCTCGTCCGAAGGCCGCGCCCGCAACCGCCGCACGGACGTCGTCCTGATCAAACGCTGA